Proteins found in one Sorghum bicolor cultivar BTx623 chromosome 1, Sorghum_bicolor_NCBIv3, whole genome shotgun sequence genomic segment:
- the LOC8065156 gene encoding uncharacterized protein LOC8065156 — translation MASLTVSTATAAAAGGNKSKEQQREGAEIITGAEACFAHSKEMLKSLGFPGGVMPLRGLEECGWVRETGFVWMRQKAPYEHYFRGTGTRVRYDAEVTAYVEEGRMKRMTGVRSKQVMLWVPIVEMSLDGDKRDKIYFKSNVGIGRSFPASAFPDEDEEAAEPKKKKEEEKKEEEENAGDDDKSAADDAAANK, via the coding sequence ATGGCTTCCCTGACCGTGTCCACGGcgaccgcggcggcggccggcggcaaCAAGAGCAAGGAGCAGCAGCGCGAGGGCGCGGAGATCATCACGGGCGCGGAGGCCTGCTTCGCGCACTCCAAGGAGATGCTCAAGTCGCTGGGGTTCCCCGGCGGCGTCATGCCGCTGCGCGGGCTGGAGGAGTGCGGGTGGGTGCGCGAGACCGGCTTCGTGTGGATGCGGCAGAAGGCGCCCTACGAGCACTACTTCCGGGGCACGGGCACGCGGGTGCGCTACGACGCCGAGGTCACCGCGTACGTGGAGGAAGGGCGGATGAAGCGCATGACCGGGGTGCGCAGCAAGCAGGTCATGCTCTGGGTGCCCATCGTCGAGATGAGCCTCGACGGCGACAAGCGCGACAAGATCTACTTCAAGTCCAACGTCGGCATCGGCCGCTCCTTCCCGGCCTCCGCCTTCCCCGACGAGGACGAGGAAGCGGCGGagccgaagaagaagaaggaagaggagaagaaggaggaggaggagaacgcCGGCGACGACGACAAGTCAGCCGCCGACGATGCCGCCGCCAACAAGTGA
- the LOC8065689 gene encoding GTPase-activating protein gyp7 encodes MWAWGCVERVAAGLLGGPLAGGGRWNTAVAVGVTAAAGLALVAIVVSSRRGGLKSPWWRRRRKAPLTAQEWRYLFTPEGKLQDGGVKLLKKVRSGGIEPSIRAQVWPFLLGVYSLDSSEAQRDVVKAQNRKGYLLLRKHCLRKSAYSMEESKQSTKIAEVNHEGSSSSEKGDESGCVSPVKSEKVPESPSMEEAITEEGNPCLSAEQEVQDDTSETKPEQVKENQSSSSSSDEEGSEKSAVTHVEVSHKNLASVCESSFEDEQESIPRYSNTGGNMDDVVLSKAARPVKSARAIEDFETWQRIIRLDAVRANDEWVSYSPSQASVSKERAIESAKAVFLKDYDHLEPYRIHHASRLVAILEAYAIYDQEIGYCQGMSDLLAPLLAVLEEDDEAFWCFAGFMRKARHNFRLDEVGIRRQLNMVARIIKYKDFHLYRHLEMLQAEDCFFVYRMVVVMFRRELTFEQTLCLWEVMWADQAANRAEIAKSSWRKLQLGAPPTDDLLLYAIAASVLQKRKLIIESYSSMDEIIRECNSMAGQLDIWKLLDDAHDLVVTLHDRIE; translated from the exons ATGTGGGCGTGGGGCTGCGTCGAGCGCGTGGCCGCGGGCCTCCTCGGCGGCCccctcgccggcggcggccgctggaacaccgccgtcgccgtcggggTCACGGCCGCCGCGGGCCTCGCGCTCGTCGCCATCGTCGTCTCTTCCCGCAG AGGCGGGCTCAAGTCtccgtggtggcggcggcggaggaaggCGCCGCTTACGGCCCAGGAGTGGCGCTACCTGTTCACGCCGGAGGGGAAGCTTCAGGACGGCGGAGTGAAGCTTCTAAAGAAAGTTCGGAGCGGA GGGATTGAACCGAGTATCAGAGCTCAAGTCTGGCCCTTCCTTCTAGGAGT TTATAGCCTTGACAGTTCTGAAGCACAAAGAGATGTGGTTAAGGCCCAGAACAG GAAGGGATATCTGTTATTGAGGAAGCATTGCCTGCGTAAATCAGCATACAGCATGGAAGAGAGCAAGCAGTCAACTAAAATAGCTGAAGTCAACCATGAAGGGAGCAGTAGTTCTGAAAAAGGTGATGAATCTGGTTGTGTTAGTCCTGTTAAATCTGAAAAAGTTCCTGAAAGTCCTAGCATGGAAGAGGCTATAACTGAGGAAGGAAATCCATGTCTCAGTGCAGAACAAGAAGTGCAGGATGACACTTCTGAAACAAAGCCAGAGCAGGTGAAAGAAAATCAGTCTTCATCTAGTTCCTCCGACGAAGAAGGGAGTGAAAAAAGTGCTGTGACTCATGTAGAAGTATCTCATAAGAACTTGGCATCAGTTTGTGAGTCCTCATTTGAGGATGAACAAGAAAGTATCCCGAGATATTCGAACACAGGAGGAAATATGGATGATGTTGTGTTATCTAAGGCTGCCCGCCCTGTGAAGTCTGCACGGGCAATCGAGGATTTTGAGACATGGCAACGGATTATTCGTTTGGATGCAGTCCGTGCTAACGATGAATGGGTTTCCTACTCTCCATCCCAAGCTTCAGTTTCCAAGGAGAGAGCAATTGAATCTGCTAAAGCTGTTTTTCTCAAAGACTATGACCACTTAGAACCATATCGGATCCATCATGCGTCACGCCTTGTTGCTATTCTTGAGGCCTATGCAATCTATGACCAAGAGATTGGATATTGCCAGGGAATGAGTGACCTGCTTGCACCTCTCCTTGCTGTTCTAGAGGAAGATGACGAAGCCTTCTGGTGCTTTGCTGGTTTTATGAGGAAAGCCCGCCACAATTTTAGGCTTGATGAAGTGGGTATACGCCGGCAACTCAATATGGTAGCTAGGATAATCAAATACAAGGACTTCCATCTCTACAGACATTTGGAGATGCTCCAagccgaagactgcttttttgTTTACAGAATGGTAGTTGTGATGTTCCGGAGGGAGCTCACCTTCGAGCAGACCCTATGTCTCTGGGAGGTGATGTGGGCTGATCAGGCAGCAAACCGTGCTGAGATTGCAAAATCTTCCTGGCGGAAATTGCAGTTGGGAGCACCTCCAACAGATGACCTGTTACTGTATGCAATTGCTGCTAGTGTGTTGCAGAAGCGGAAACTGATAATAGAAAGCTACAGCAGCATGGATGAGATCATAAGGGAGTGTAACAGCATGGCTGGACAGCTGGACATTTGGAAGCTCCTGGACGACGCGCACGATCTAGTGGTGACCCTTCACGATAGGATTGAGTAG
- the LOC8065155 gene encoding cytochrome b5 yields MAGENKVFGFEEVAKHNVTKDCWIIIAGKVYDVTPFMDEHPGGDEVLLAVTGKDATADFEDIGHSDSARDMMEKYHIGQIDASTIPAKRTYVHPQQAPSHADKDNDLLIKILQFLVPIMILGLAFGIRQYTKSE; encoded by the exons ATGGCCGGCGAGAATAAGGTCTTTGGGTTCGAGGAAGTCGCCAAGCACAACGTCACCAAGGACTGCTGGATTATCATCGCCGGCAAG GTGTATGATGTCACTCCATTTATGGATGAGCATCCTGGCGGAGATGAGGTTTTGCTAGCTGTAACTG GGAAAGATGCTACTGCTGATTTTGAAGATATTGGCCATAGTGATTCCGCAAGGGACATGATGGAGAAGTACCACATCGGGCAGATAGATGCTTCGACAATCCCAGCAAAGCGTACTTACGTCCACCCCCAGCAAGCGCCCAGCCATGCAGACAAGGATAATGACCTCCTCATCAAGATCCTGCAGTTCCTTGTGCCCATTATGATCCTGGGCCTTGCATTTGGTATACGGCAGTACACCAAATCAGAGTAG